In Bacteroides coprosuis DSM 18011, the following are encoded in one genomic region:
- a CDS encoding hypothetical protein (COGs: COG1373 ATPase (AAA+ superfamily)~KEGG: bth:BT_1746 hypothetical protein~SPTR: Putative uncharacterized protein;~IMG reference gene:2504108117): protein MESFYRTHYYLIEHINAPIRRDLMDEIDWSDRLIGIKGTRGVGKTTFLLQYAKEKFGTDRSCLYINMNNFYFSGHSLVDFADEFQKQGGKVLLIDQVFKYEDWSKELKKCYDRFPNLKIIFTGSSVMRLKAENPELNNIVKSYNLRGFSFREFLNYQTGMKFQSYSLEEILTSHEKIAKGIVSKVKPLDYLQDYLHHGFYPFFLEKRNFSENLLKTMNMMVEVDILLIKQIELKYLAKIKKLLYALAVDGPRAPNVSQLAKIIETSRATVMNYIKYLADARLINMVYPIGESFPKKPSKVMMHNTSLMYCIYPIKVDEYDIIETFFVNCMWKDHSVNQGNRQISYIIDEKMPFKICLKEQIHKNNTDITYAVHQLEIGHNNQIPLWLFGFLY, encoded by the coding sequence ATGGAATCATTCTACCGCACACACTACTATCTAATCGAGCATATCAATGCACCCATCAGAAGAGATTTAATGGATGAAATTGACTGGAGTGATCGATTAATAGGTATAAAGGGAACACGTGGAGTGGGTAAAACTACTTTTCTATTACAGTATGCCAAAGAAAAATTTGGAACAGATCGTTCTTGCTTGTATATAAACATGAACAACTTCTATTTTTCTGGGCATAGCTTAGTAGACTTTGCTGATGAATTCCAAAAACAAGGAGGTAAAGTTCTTTTAATTGATCAAGTCTTCAAATACGAAGATTGGAGTAAAGAACTTAAAAAATGCTATGATAGATTTCCAAACCTGAAAATAATATTTACAGGATCTTCCGTAATGCGTTTAAAAGCAGAAAATCCTGAATTAAATAACATTGTAAAAAGTTATAATCTCAGAGGTTTCTCCTTTCGTGAATTCCTTAACTATCAGACAGGTATGAAGTTTCAATCCTATTCTCTAGAAGAAATACTTACCTCACATGAAAAAATAGCCAAAGGGATTGTATCAAAAGTCAAACCTTTAGACTATCTTCAAGATTATCTTCATCATGGTTTCTACCCGTTCTTCTTAGAAAAGAGAAATTTCTCGGAGAACTTACTTAAAACTATGAATATGATGGTAGAAGTTGATATTTTACTGATAAAACAAATAGAACTAAAATATCTAGCTAAAATAAAAAAACTTCTTTACGCTTTAGCTGTTGATGGACCTAGAGCTCCAAATGTGAGCCAATTAGCAAAAATAATTGAGACATCTAGAGCTACGGTAATGAACTATATTAAGTATCTTGCAGATGCACGACTGATCAACATGGTTTATCCTATAGGAGAATCTTTCCCTAAGAAACCATCTAAAGTAATGATGCATAATACAAGTTTAATGTATTGTATTTACCCTATAAAAGTTGATGAATATGACATTATAGAAACTTTTTTCGTGAATTGCATGTGGAAAGATCACTCTGTAAATCAAGGAAACAGACAAATCTCTTACATCATTGATGAAAAAATGCCATTTAAGATTTGCTTGAAGGAGCAAATCCATAAAAACAACACTGATATCACCTATGCGGTGCATCAGTTGGAAATAGGTCATAATAATCAAATTCCACTTTGGTTATTTGGCTTTTTATATTAA
- a CDS encoding hypothetical protein (KEGG: bfr:BF3327 hypothetical protein~SPTR: Putative uncharacterized protein;~IMG reference gene:2504108116): MRRLYLFNPESDLALANNDENYMPPQSARKLAKDLALLPLWYAEEDSLILAESYPNTEYLEWIQSILPIKVDLLTYPEASHLSDIQLSPWGWNKAINKFFKQLGLNTYCPTDDYLSALRHLTRRDMAARLLKHLPKYDFICGSSQILMSKPDLESFHSVNDSFILKAPISGSGKGLKWCRRGLDEAALKWFNRTIAQQDSAIGEPIYSKELDFAMEFEIISSSEIHFIGYSSFETNANGAYIGNKLISDVSFLEDIERKYGLKKALLQIQRDIEKLVLQFYGTDYRGCLGVDMMVCQFESYPCFRIHPCVEVNLRMNMGILAHQLYHRYIDCNSTGIYKIDYSKKMDVLYQQHLRMQKKYPLVIKEGKIVEGYLALCPVTRQSQYHAWILIE; this comes from the coding sequence ATGAGAAGATTATATCTGTTTAATCCAGAATCCGATTTAGCCTTAGCCAATAATGATGAAAATTATATGCCTCCTCAGTCTGCGAGAAAGCTGGCAAAAGATTTGGCTTTATTGCCTCTATGGTATGCTGAAGAGGATAGTCTTATTCTAGCCGAATCATATCCTAATACCGAGTATCTAGAGTGGATACAGAGTATATTGCCTATAAAGGTAGATTTATTAACTTATCCTGAGGCTTCTCACCTAAGTGATATACAATTGTCACCCTGGGGCTGGAATAAAGCCATAAATAAATTTTTTAAGCAATTAGGATTAAATACATATTGTCCAACAGATGATTATTTATCTGCCCTTAGACACTTAACTCGCCGAGATATGGCAGCTCGTCTTTTGAAGCATTTACCCAAATATGATTTTATCTGTGGTTCTTCACAAATATTAATGAGTAAGCCTGATTTAGAATCTTTTCATTCTGTAAATGATAGTTTTATATTAAAAGCTCCAATTTCAGGAAGTGGTAAGGGGCTAAAGTGGTGTAGGAGAGGATTGGATGAGGCTGCTCTAAAATGGTTTAATCGCACCATTGCTCAGCAAGATTCAGCGATTGGAGAACCGATCTATTCTAAGGAACTGGATTTTGCAATGGAGTTTGAAATTATATCCTCTAGTGAAATTCATTTTATTGGATATTCTTCCTTTGAGACAAATGCTAATGGAGCTTATATAGGTAATAAATTAATTTCTGATGTCTCTTTTCTTGAAGATATAGAAAGAAAATATGGATTGAAAAAAGCTCTTCTGCAAATACAACGGGATATAGAAAAACTAGTATTACAATTCTATGGAACTGATTATAGAGGTTGTTTAGGTGTTGATATGATGGTGTGTCAATTTGAAAGCTACCCTTGTTTTCGGATACATCCTTGTGTTGAAGTGAATTTAAGAATGAATATGGGCATACTAGCTCATCAATTGTATCATAGATATATAGATTGTAATAGTACGGGTATTTATAAAATAGATTATTCTAAAAAAATGGATGTTTTATATCAGCAGCATTTACGGATGCAAAAAAAATACCCTCTTGTGATTAAAGAGGGTAAAATTGTAGAAGGGTATTTAGCATTATGTCCTGTTACTCGTCAATCTCAATATCATGCATGGATTCTAATTGAATAG
- a CDS encoding protein of unknown function DUF187 (COGs: COG1649 conserved hypothetical protein~InterPro IPR003790~KEGG: bfr:BF3325 hypothetical protein~PFAM: Protein of unknown function DUF187~SPTR: Putative uncharacterized protein;~IMG reference gene:2504108115~PFAM: Uncharacterised BCR, COG1649), with the protein MIKKTTYILLLLLSLGTFVSAQPKQEVRAAWITTAYRLDWPQTLAQTPSSMKQQQRELIQLLDLLKEANFNTILFQVRGRGDATYPSKYEPYSSSLTGRLNGNPGYDPLQFAIEECHKRGMELHAWVVGIPIGSVSFHKSLGAKSPIKKEPKLFVRQGSYWYLNPGNPQSKYYLGKIVKDIVERYNVDGIHFDYLRYPDRSAKFPDNQDYQKYGKGVDKAQWRRDNITQILSHTYHEIKSVKPWVKVSTCPIGKHSDTNHYSAKGWNAYNEVYQDVFKWLEMGIQDQIYPMMYFRGNNFYPFALDWKEQSQGRHIISGLGIYFLDEKEGNWAKEEVQRQLYFVRDNHLEGHAFFRAQFLADDTKGVYSSLVNNHYKYPALIPAIPWLDKIAPNKPQNLKLKITEESAILSWSESKDNDEQNKPTYIIYQSDKQPVDTSKAENILATYIKGTNYVYTPILPINKYKYFAVTAIDRYGNESEAIQLESMHDIEIDE; encoded by the coding sequence ATGATCAAGAAAACAACCTATATATTACTCCTTTTACTTTCCCTAGGAACATTTGTTTCAGCACAACCCAAACAAGAAGTACGTGCTGCATGGATTACTACTGCATATCGCTTAGATTGGCCTCAGACATTAGCTCAAACACCCTCTTCCATGAAGCAACAACAGAGAGAGTTGATACAATTATTGGATCTTCTTAAAGAAGCTAATTTTAATACAATACTTTTTCAAGTAAGAGGACGTGGAGATGCTACCTATCCTTCAAAATATGAACCTTATAGTTCATCACTTACTGGTAGATTAAATGGAAATCCTGGATATGATCCACTCCAGTTTGCCATTGAAGAGTGTCATAAGCGAGGAATGGAACTGCATGCTTGGGTGGTGGGTATCCCCATAGGTAGTGTAAGTTTTCATAAAAGTTTAGGAGCCAAATCTCCTATTAAAAAAGAACCTAAGTTATTTGTCAGACAAGGATCTTACTGGTATCTAAACCCAGGTAATCCACAATCAAAATATTATTTAGGTAAAATAGTAAAAGACATTGTTGAACGATATAATGTAGATGGTATCCATTTTGACTACCTCAGATACCCTGATCGCTCCGCCAAATTCCCCGACAATCAAGATTATCAGAAATATGGTAAAGGTGTGGATAAAGCTCAATGGAGAAGAGACAATATCACTCAGATACTTAGTCATACCTATCACGAAATTAAAAGTGTAAAACCATGGGTTAAGGTAAGTACCTGCCCTATTGGCAAACATAGCGACACCAATCATTATTCTGCAAAGGGCTGGAATGCCTACAATGAGGTGTACCAAGATGTATTTAAATGGCTTGAAATGGGTATTCAAGACCAAATATACCCTATGATGTACTTTAGAGGAAATAACTTTTATCCTTTTGCCCTTGATTGGAAAGAGCAAAGCCAAGGAAGACATATTATTTCGGGACTAGGTATTTATTTCTTAGACGAAAAAGAAGGGAACTGGGCGAAAGAAGAAGTCCAGCGTCAACTTTATTTCGTGAGAGATAATCATTTAGAAGGACACGCTTTTTTTAGAGCTCAATTTTTAGCAGATGATACTAAAGGAGTTTACTCCTCTCTCGTAAATAACCATTATAAGTATCCCGCTTTAATACCTGCAATACCTTGGCTTGACAAGATAGCTCCGAACAAACCTCAAAACTTAAAACTTAAAATTACGGAAGAATCGGCTATTCTATCTTGGAGTGAAAGTAAAGACAATGATGAGCAGAACAAGCCAACCTATATTATTTATCAATCAGACAAGCAACCTGTCGATACATCTAAGGCTGAAAACATATTAGCAACATATATAAAAGGTACAAACTATGTCTATACTCCCATACTACCAATCAACAAGTATAAGTATTTTGCAGTTACAGCAATAGACCGATATGGAAATGAGAGTGAAGCTATTCAATTAGAATCCATGCATGATATTGAGATTGACGAGTAA